The sequence CGCAAATCCTGAATGGATACTCAGGCGCAGCACCGCGCCGGGTGGGCCGGGACCCCGGCGCGACGCACGAAACGGCCGCGCGCGGCCGACCTGGCTGCGGCATCGGCACCAGACGGGCGGCGTCGGGCCGGACGGTGCGGGCCAGTGACCCGGGACGCACCGGTACCCCCGAATCCGGGCGATGCCCGGCACCCTGTGCCAGGCTCTGTGGCATGGACGACAAGACCATCCTGAACCGGATCTCCGAGCTGGTCGACGAGGAACACAAGCTGCGTGCCGACGCCCAGGCCCACGAGTCGGGCACCGAGGGCGAGGCGAGCGAGCGACTGCGCGCCCTGGAGGAGTCCCTCGACCAGTGCTGGGACCTTTTGCGCCGCCGACGGGCCGCCCGCGAGACCCACGGCGACCCGGACGCCCAGGGCGAACGCCCCAAGCCCGAGGTGGAGCGCTACCTGCAATAGCCGGGTGGCGGGTCGGGCGGAGTGGCCGCCCGACCCGCTCCGATCAGCGCAGGCCCGCCTCGTGCAGCAGCTCTCCGGTCAACACGCCGGGGTCGACCTGCTCGGCGGGGAGACCCCGGGCCGCGAACCAGGCGCCCACCACCCGCACGTCGCGGGCCAGGAACTCCGGCCCCTGTGGGTTCGCCACCACGTCGACCACCTGCGGCAGGTCGATGACGACCAACCGGCCCTGATGCACGAGCAGGTTGTACGGCGACAGGTCGCCGTGCGCGTAACCGGCCCGAGCCAGCACCCGCAGCGCCTCCACCAACTGGGCCCACAGGTCACGCAGTTCGCTCGGGTCGGGGCGCAGCTGGGCCAGTCGGGGCGCGGCCTCCCCCGACTCGGCGTCACCGACGAACTCCAGCATCAACTCGGTGCCCCGCAACTGCACCGGGTACGGCACGGCGATCCGGTCGTGCCCGGCGCCGATCTCCCAGAGCCGGGCCAGCGCTGCGAACTCGGCCGCCGCCCACTGCCCGGCGATCATCTGCCGGCCGAACGCCGTCCGGCCAGCCATCGCCCGGTTCTCCCGGGACCGGCGCACCCGGCGGCCCTCCAGGTAGCCGGCATCGCGGTGGAACAGCCGGTGTTCAGGATCGCGGTAGCGTTTCACAGCGAGCAGGCAGGACCGGTCGGTGTCGGGCACCGCCCGACGGACGAGGTGGACGTCCGCCTCCTTGCCGGTCTTGAGCACACCCAACTCGGTGTCCTTGGCGGCCAACTCGGTTACCAGCCAGGCCGGATGCGGATGCGGCCCGTGGACGGCGTCGTCCCAGGACGACCAGCGCTCGCCGGTGTCCGGGTCGGGCTCGCTGTCCGGGTCTGCGAGCGGCTCGGTGGGCCGCCCGCGCTTCAGAAACTGCGGTTCGTCGTCGTCGAAGCGGCTCTTGCCGCGGCTGCGGCGCTCCAGCGCCGGAAGGTCATGATCGCGCACTGTGGTGAAGGTCCCTTGGTCGAGGCTGAGATAGGCGGCTGGAAGCGACCTGCGAAGACGGCCATGACCGACCCCCTCTCCTCGACCGGGCACACGCCCGGGATGCACCATGCGCGGACAATGCTGGTACCACCACGGCGGCCGGTCAACCGAATTACCGCGCCACCACCGGAACGGGCCGCTCCGACGCCCGACCCCAGCGCGGGAACCCTCAGCGGGCCAGGACCGTGGCGACCGCGGCGATCAACCCGTCCACCGTGCGACTCGGCGCGAACCGCACGTCGGACCAGGTGCGCCCTCGGTGCAGCCAGACACTGGGCAACCCGACGGCGGCGGCGCCACCGATGTCCGCCTCCGGGCTGTCACCGATCACCCACGCCCCCCGCAGCGGCATCCGGACCCGCTGGGCGGCGAGCGCGAAGATTCTCGGGTTGGGC comes from Micromonospora vinacea and encodes:
- a CDS encoding DUF2630 family protein, which gives rise to MDDKTILNRISELVDEEHKLRADAQAHESGTEGEASERLRALEESLDQCWDLLRRRRAARETHGDPDAQGERPKPEVERYLQ
- a CDS encoding serine protein kinase RIO, coding for MRDHDLPALERRSRGKSRFDDDEPQFLKRGRPTEPLADPDSEPDPDTGERWSSWDDAVHGPHPHPAWLVTELAAKDTELGVLKTGKEADVHLVRRAVPDTDRSCLLAVKRYRDPEHRLFHRDAGYLEGRRVRRSRENRAMAGRTAFGRQMIAGQWAAAEFAALARLWEIGAGHDRIAVPYPVQLRGTELMLEFVGDAESGEAAPRLAQLRPDPSELRDLWAQLVEALRVLARAGYAHGDLSPYNLLVHQGRLVVIDLPQVVDVVANPQGPEFLARDVRVVGAWFAARGLPAEQVDPGVLTGELLHEAGLR